The genomic window AAGCATGAATGCGGTTTGATCGGATACGCGAGCCGCCTGCTGCATGTTGTGCGTAACGATGACGATCGTTACCGATTCCTTGAGAGTAGCGATAGTATCCTCGATCTGCTGGGTCGAGATTGGGTCAAGAGAGGATGCTGGTTCGTCCATCAAGAGCACCTCGGGATCGGTCGCCAAAGCCCTTGCGATACACAGTCTCTGCTGCTGGCCACCGGAAAGCTCGAACGCATGCTTCTTGAGCAGATCCTTGACTTCCTTCCACAGTGCAGCCCTACGCAGTGAGTCCTCGACGATCTGATCCAGTTCGGCCTTCTTCTTGACGCCATGCGTGCGCGGGCCGTAAGCAACATTGTCGTAGATGGTCATCGGGAAGGGGTTGGGCTTCTGAAAGACCTGCCCTACACGCTTTCTGAGCTCCACCGGATCGACGGCTCGACTATCATAAATGTCGACTCCATCGAGTAGCAGTTTGCCCTCGATAGTCACGTTGCCGATCTCATCGTTCATGCGGTTGAGACACCTGAGCAGCGTGGACTTCCCGCAACCGGAAGGGCCGATCAGGGCGGTCACGGATTCTGCCGGTATGTGCATGGAAACACCTGCAACAGCCGTCTCCGTGCCGTAGGTGACCGCGACATCGGTCAACTCGAATGAGCCGA from Actinomycetota bacterium includes these protein-coding regions:
- the pstB gene encoding phosphate ABC transporter ATP-binding protein PstB, coding for MVSNNLGSFELTDVAVTYGTETAVAGVSMHIPAESVTALIGPSGCGKSTLLRCLNRMNDEIGNVTIEGKLLLDGVDIYDSRAVDPVELRKRVGQVFQKPNPFPMTIYDNVAYGPRTHGVKKKAELDQIVEDSLRRAALWKEVKDLLKKHAFELSGGQQQRLCIARALATDPEVLLMDEPASSLDPISTQQIEDTIATLKESVTIVIVTHNMQQAARVSDQTAFMLRDSMERPASLIEMGETRMMFTNPSDKRTEEYITGRFG